CTGGCTATCTGCCCCGGCTGCTCGGTGGTGCCGAGACTGGCGAGAAGCCCGCCGCCTGAGGGCGGGCCACGGTGCCGAAGACCTGAGTGAGAGCAAGATAAGGAACGTCCGCTGTGTCTCCTGCCATCGCCTCGATCCTGGGGCTGGTCGTCATGTTCATCGTGGGCACGGCGCTACCGATCAACATGGGTGCCCTGGCCTTCGCGCTGGCATTCCTGGTCGGTACCTTTTTCGTCGGGATGAGCGCCAATGCCATCCTGGCTGGTTTTCCCGGCGATCTTTTCGTGACGCTCGTGGGTATCACCTATCTCTTCGCCATCGCGCAGAAGAACGGCACCATCGACCTGCTGGTGCACTGGGCCGTGCGGATGGTGCGCGGGCATATCGCAGCCATTCCCTGGGTGATGTTCGGCGTGGCGGCGGTGCTGACGTCCATCGGCGCGGTCAGCCCGGCGGCGGTGGCGATCATCGCCCCCATCGCCCTGCGCTTCGCCCGACACTACCGGATCGACCCGCTGATGATGGGCCTGCTGGTGGTGCATGGCGCCCAGGGCGGCGGCTTCTCGCCCATCAGCATCTATGGCGGCATCACCAACCAGATCGTCAACCGCGCCGGCCTGCCGGGCGATGAGACGGCGTTGTTCCTGGCCAGCCTCATCTTCAACCTTGTCGTGGCCATCGCCGTCTTCTTCGTCTTCGGCGGCGCCAGGCTGATCGGCCGGCGCGATACCGGGACGGATGGGGAACTGGAGGAGGGCGACCGTGCCTCTCTGCCCATGACCGGCCATGGCGGCGTCCCCGCCGCGCCGAATGCCGAGCACCACATCCCCAAGGGCGCGACGCGCGAGCAGATCCTGACGCTGATCGGGCTGGTGATCCTGGGCGTGGGCTCGCTGGCCTTCGGGCTGAATGTCGGCATGGTCGCCATCACCATCGCCGTCCTTCTGGCGCTGCTGGCGCCCAACGCGCAGAAGGGCGCCATCGACAAGGTCAGCTGGTCCACCGTGCTGCTGATCGCCGGCGTCATCACCTATGTCGGCGTGCTGCAGACATCCGGGGCCATCGACAGCGTCTCCAACGGCGTGGCCGGGCTGGGCTCGCCGCTGATGGCCGCTTTGCTGCTCTGCTATATCGGCGGCGTTGTCTCGGCCTTCGCTTCCTCGACCGGCGTGCTCGGTGCCATCATTCCGCTGGCCGTGCCCTTCCTGGCGGGCGGAGAGATCGGCGCTGTCGGGATGATCGCCTCCCTTGCCATTTCGGCGACCATCGTCGATGTCAGCCCCTTCTCGACCAATGGCGCGCTGGTCCTGGCCAATGCGCCGGAAGGTGAGCGTGAGCGGTTGTTCCGGCGATTCCTGATCTATAGTGGTCTGGTCGTCGTGGCGGGTCCGGCTCTGGCCTGGGCGGTGCTGATCGTGCCGGGCTGGCTGTGAAGTCGATACCGAATCAGAAAGAAGTGGATGCCATGACCGAACCGACCGGACCGCTGAAGGGCCTGCGCGTCGTTGACCTGACCCGCGTGCTGGCCGGCCCCACCTGCACCCAGATGCTGGGCGACCTGGGTGCCGAGGTGATCAAGATCGAGCGCCCCGAGGCTGGCGACGACACGCGCGGCTTCGCGCCCCCCTACATGCCCGACACGCGGGAGAGCGCCTATTTCGTCGGCGTCAACCGCAACAAGAAGTCCATCACCCTCGACATCGCCAAGCCCGAAGCTCAGGCGATTGTCCATAAGCTGCTGGAGACGGCGGATATTCTGGTGGAGAACTTCAAGGTTGGCGCCCTGGCCAAGTACGGCCTGGGCTACGACCAGCTGAAGGAGAAGTATCCCGGGCTGATCTACTGCTCCATCACCGGCTTCGGCCAGACCGGCCCCTATGCGCCGCGTCCGGGCTACGACGCGCTGATCCAGGCGATGGGTGGCGTCATGTCCCTGACCGGCGAGCCGGAGGGCGAACCGCAGAAGGTCGGCATTCCCGTCGCCGACCTCTTCGCCGGCCTCTACGGCACCATCGGCATCCTGGCGGCGCTGCGGCACAAGCAGGCGACGGGGCAGGGGCAGCAGATCGATATCGGCATGCTGGACACCCATGTGGCCTGGCTGGCCAACCAGGGCATGAACTACCTGGCCACCGGCCAGAACCCGCCGCGCCTGGGCAACCAGCACCCGAACATCGTGCCCTACCAGGTCTTCCCGACGGCTGATGGCTACATGGTGCTCTCCATCGGCAACGACCCGACCTTCGAGCGCTTCTGCAAGAACTTCGGCCTGGAACACCTGCTGGCCGATGAGCGTTACGCCACCAATGCCGCGCGCGTCGGCAACCGCGCCCTGGTGACGGAGACGCTGACGGCGCTGACGAAGACCAAGCCGACCGACGAATGGATCGCGAAGCTGGAGGCGCTGAAGATCGGCTGCGGCCCGATCAACACGCTGGACCGCGTCTTCGCCGATCCGCATGTGAAGGCGCGGGAGATGCTGGTGACGATGCCGCATGCCTCCGGCCAGGATGTCACGGTCATCGCCAACCCCGTGAAGCTCTCCGCCACGCCGCCGGACTACCGTTCCGCCGCCCCGTTGCTGGGGCAGCATACGGAGGAGGTGCTGGCCTCCATCGGCATGAGCGCGGCGGAGATCGAGAAGCTCAAGGCGGACAGGATTGTCTGACCCCCGCATCGGCGCGCTGCGCGTCGCACTGCCTTTCGGCCCGGTGGATCTCCGCTGGGCCGAATGGGGGCCGGCAGACGGCCCGCCGGTGGTCTGTGTCCATGGCCTGACGCGCACGGGGCGGGACTTCGACACCCTGGCCCGTGAACTGGCCGAGGATGGGCGCCGCGTCATCTGCCCGGATATCCCGGGGCGCGGCCTCTCCTCCTGGCTGCCGGATGGCCATCTCTATGCCGTTCCCACCTACATCGCCGTGCTGTCGCCGCTGCTGGCAGAACTGGGCCAGTATGACTGGGTCGGAACCTCCATGGGCGGGTTGATCGGCATGGGGCTCGCCAGCCTGCCGAACCACGCCATGCGCCGCATGGTGCTGAACGATGTGGGCGCGGAGATTCCCGCATTTTCCCTGGCGATGATCGGCGCCTATATCGGCAACCGGAAGGAATTCGCCGATATCGCGGCGCTGGAGGCGCATCTGCGCGTCATCCATGCCGGCTTCGGCCAGCTTTCGCCCGCCGAATGGCGACATCTGGCGGAGACCTCCGCGCGAATGACGCCGCAGGGGCGGGTCGTGCAGCATTACGACCCCGCCATCGCCGTGCCGTTCAAGGCGGCGCCCCGGCCTCAGGATGCGGTGATGTGGCCGCTCTGGGACTCTCTGAACCTGCCTGTGCTGCTGCTGCGCGGCGCCCAGAGCACGCTGCTCTCGGAGGCCACGGCCACCCGTATGGCCACCAAACCGGGCGTGGTGCTGGAGACGATTCCAGGCTGCGGCCATGCGCCCGCGCTGATGGACCCGGCGCAGACCGGCATGATCCGGGGCTTCCTGAGGGGCTAGCGGATCACGGCCCGGCCGGGGCTGCCACTGCCTCGGCGATGGCCTTGCCCGCGGGCGCCAGCCGCTCGGTCATCCCGGGCGGCAGGCCGTGCCGGCCCTCAAGGGTTCCGGCGGAGTTGTAGGCCACCCAGGTCTGCCCGGTCTCGTCCTCCCTGACGAGGACCCGGAGCGGAAGCTCCAGCGCGAAATCCGGCGCGGCCAGCATCAAGGCCGTACCGCCTCGCGGATTGCCGAAGATCAGCACGGTCGTCGGCGGCATATCGAGCCCGACCGACCGCGCGGCGGCGCAATGGTCGATCGTGGCAAAGATCCTGTAACCCTTACTCTCCAATGCCGCCCGCAGGCGCCCGAGCGTGTCGGCGAAGGCATGGGCGCTCGGAAGACGTACGATCTCTGGATCGCGACGCGTCATCTCGCCACCTCCGGGTTCCAGGCTCTAGTCGTCATGGGTCGGCAACGCCAGGCTTGCCTTCGATGCTGGGCAGAGCACGGCAGGCTAATCCACCCGGCTCCGGGTGGTCCAGGCGGAGTTCAGGGCCCCGGACCCCGATGGTCTGGCGCCCCGGAGGCTGCCGGCGGTGGCGTGGCGGCAGCGCATGGCGGGCCCGGCGCGGGCCCGCCCCAGCCTCAGCGGTCGCGCAGGGCGCGGGCCGCGTCCACCGCGAAATAGCTCAGCACTCCGTCGGCCCCGGCCCGCTTGAAGGCCATCAGGCTTTCCAGCATGGCCTTTTCCCGGTCCAGCCAGCCGTTCTGCACGGCGGCCATGATCATCGCGTATTCGCCGCTGACCTGGTAGGCGAAGGTCGGCACCCGGAATTCCGCCTTCACCCGCTGGACGATGTCCAGATAAGGCATGCCGGGCTTGACCATGACCATATCCGCACCTTCCGAAAGATCCAGCGCCACCTCGCGCAGGGCCTCGTCGGAATTGGCGGGGTTCATCTGGTAGGTCTTCTTGTCGCCCTTCAGCGCGCCGCCGGAGCCGACGGCATCCCGGAAGGGGCCGTAGAAGGCCGATGCGTATTTGGCCGCGTAGGACATGATGCGGGTATGGATCAGCCCCTTGGCATCCAGCGCGCCGCGGATGGCGCCCACGCGCCCGTCCATCATGTCCGAGGGGGCGATGACGTCGATCCCGGCCTCGGCCTGCACCACGGCCTGGGCGGCCAGCACCTCCAGGGACTCGTCATTGGCGACATAGCCGTCACGGATCACGCCGTCATGGCCATGGTCGGTATAGGGGTCCAGCGCCACGTCGCCGATCAGGCCGAGGTCCGGGAACTCCTGCTTCAGCAGTCGCGCTGCCCGGCACATCAGGTTGTCCGGGTTCTTGGCCTCGGTGCCTTCGGCGTCCTTCTTCTCCGCGGGGGTCATGGGGAAGAGGGCAATGGCCGGGATGCCCAGCTCCGCCGCTGGCGCCACATGGCGCGCCAGCGCCTCCAGCGTCACCCGCTGCACGCCGGGCATGGAGCCGACATCGGAAACCCGCGCGCCGCTGCCTTCCATGACGAAGATCGGCCAGATCAGGTCATCCACCGAAAGGCGGTTCTCCGCCACCAGCCGGCGGGTCCAGGCATCGTAGCGGTTTCGGCGGGGGCGCAGCTGGGGAAAAGCGCCGGTTGGCATGGTCATCACGGGTCCTCTCGGCAGGAGAGTGGCTCAGTGCCACGGCTCCGCCGGCGGGGAAAGACAAGAAGGCCATGCCAGCCCTGCGCTTCGGCCTTGCACCCAAGCTCTGGTGGTCCATGTTTCACGAAGCCCCGAGCCGTGGTAACGGAGGCGCCATGAATCCGGCCGAGACCCCCATCGCCATCGGCGCCGACCATGCCGGCGTCGCCCTCAAGGACAGCCTGCGCGCGGCGCTCGAAGCCGCGGGCCACCCGGTCCGCGACTTCGGTACCCATGGCGACGGCAGCGTCGACTACCCGGACTTCGCCCATCAGGTGGCGCAGTCCGTGACCAAGGGCGACGCCGCCTTCGGCGTTCTGGTCTGCGGCACGGGCATCGGCATGTCCATCGCCGCCAACCGCCACCCGGGCATCCGCGCCGTGGTCGTGCACAACACCACCGAGGCCCGCCTGACCCGGGCCCATAACGATGCCAATATCGCCTGCTTCGGCGCCCGCACCACGGGGCCGGAAGTGGTGCTGGACAGCCTCGCAGCCTTCCTGAGCACGCCCTACGAGGGTGGGCGCCACGCGCGCCGGGTTGCCAAGATCAACCTTCCCGACGCTGCTTCTTCCACGGGCCAGGAGGCCTGAGCCGATGAACGACCTCTCTCCCCTGGCTGGCGTCAGCCGCTTCTTCTCCGCTCCGCTTTCGGCGGCCGATCCGCAGATCCTGGAGGCCATCGGGCAGGAGCTGGTGCGGCAGCAGGACGGCATCGAGCTGATCGCCAGCGAGAACATCGTCTCCCGCGCCGTGCTGGAAGCCCAGGGCTCAGTCCTGACCAATAAATATGCCGAGGGCTATCCGGGCCGCCGCTACTACGGCGGCTGCGAGTATGTGGACGTGGTCGAGACGCTGGCGATCGAGCGCGCCAAGCAGCTCTTCGGCGTGAACTTCGTCAATGTGCAGCCGCATAGCGGCGCCCAGGCCAATCAGGCCGTCTTCTTCGCCCTGATGCAGCCGGGCGATACTTTCATGGGCCTGGATCTGGCCGCCGGCGGCCACCTGACCCATGGCTCCGCCGCCAACCAGTCCGGCAAGTGGTTCAAGGTCGCGCCCTACACG
This genomic window from Roseomonas marmotae contains:
- a CDS encoding DUF302 domain-containing protein, with product MTRRDPEIVRLPSAHAFADTLGRLRAALESKGYRIFATIDHCAAARSVGLDMPPTTVLIFGNPRGGTALMLAAPDFALELPLRVLVREDETGQTWVAYNSAGTLEGRHGLPPGMTERLAPAGKAIAEAVAAPAGP
- a CDS encoding CaiB/BaiF CoA transferase family protein: MTEPTGPLKGLRVVDLTRVLAGPTCTQMLGDLGAEVIKIERPEAGDDTRGFAPPYMPDTRESAYFVGVNRNKKSITLDIAKPEAQAIVHKLLETADILVENFKVGALAKYGLGYDQLKEKYPGLIYCSITGFGQTGPYAPRPGYDALIQAMGGVMSLTGEPEGEPQKVGIPVADLFAGLYGTIGILAALRHKQATGQGQQIDIGMLDTHVAWLANQGMNYLATGQNPPRLGNQHPNIVPYQVFPTADGYMVLSIGNDPTFERFCKNFGLEHLLADERYATNAARVGNRALVTETLTALTKTKPTDEWIAKLEALKIGCGPINTLDRVFADPHVKAREMLVTMPHASGQDVTVIANPVKLSATPPDYRSAAPLLGQHTEEVLASIGMSAAEIEKLKADRIV
- a CDS encoding SLC13 family permease, which gives rise to MSPAIASILGLVVMFIVGTALPINMGALAFALAFLVGTFFVGMSANAILAGFPGDLFVTLVGITYLFAIAQKNGTIDLLVHWAVRMVRGHIAAIPWVMFGVAAVLTSIGAVSPAAVAIIAPIALRFARHYRIDPLMMGLLVVHGAQGGGFSPISIYGGITNQIVNRAGLPGDETALFLASLIFNLVVAIAVFFVFGGARLIGRRDTGTDGELEEGDRASLPMTGHGGVPAAPNAEHHIPKGATREQILTLIGLVILGVGSLAFGLNVGMVAITIAVLLALLAPNAQKGAIDKVSWSTVLLIAGVITYVGVLQTSGAIDSVSNGVAGLGSPLMAALLLCYIGGVVSAFASSTGVLGAIIPLAVPFLAGGEIGAVGMIASLAISATIVDVSPFSTNGALVLANAPEGERERLFRRFLIYSGLVVVAGPALAWAVLIVPGWL
- the rpiB gene encoding ribose 5-phosphate isomerase B, with translation MNPAETPIAIGADHAGVALKDSLRAALEAAGHPVRDFGTHGDGSVDYPDFAHQVAQSVTKGDAAFGVLVCGTGIGMSIAANRHPGIRAVVVHNTTEARLTRAHNDANIACFGARTTGPEVVLDSLAAFLSTPYEGGRHARRVAKINLPDAASSTGQEA
- the hemB gene encoding porphobilinogen synthase, whose translation is MPTGAFPQLRPRRNRYDAWTRRLVAENRLSVDDLIWPIFVMEGSGARVSDVGSMPGVQRVTLEALARHVAPAAELGIPAIALFPMTPAEKKDAEGTEAKNPDNLMCRAARLLKQEFPDLGLIGDVALDPYTDHGHDGVIRDGYVANDESLEVLAAQAVVQAEAGIDVIAPSDMMDGRVGAIRGALDAKGLIHTRIMSYAAKYASAFYGPFRDAVGSGGALKGDKKTYQMNPANSDEALREVALDLSEGADMVMVKPGMPYLDIVQRVKAEFRVPTFAYQVSGEYAMIMAAVQNGWLDREKAMLESLMAFKRAGADGVLSYFAVDAARALRDR
- a CDS encoding alpha/beta fold hydrolase, whose protein sequence is MSDPRIGALRVALPFGPVDLRWAEWGPADGPPVVCVHGLTRTGRDFDTLARELAEDGRRVICPDIPGRGLSSWLPDGHLYAVPTYIAVLSPLLAELGQYDWVGTSMGGLIGMGLASLPNHAMRRMVLNDVGAEIPAFSLAMIGAYIGNRKEFADIAALEAHLRVIHAGFGQLSPAEWRHLAETSARMTPQGRVVQHYDPAIAVPFKAAPRPQDAVMWPLWDSLNLPVLLLRGAQSTLLSEATATRMATKPGVVLETIPGCGHAPALMDPAQTGMIRGFLRG